Part of the Desulfobacterales bacterium genome, AACCCTCGCCATCATTGCCTATAAGCAGCCCATCATTCGAGCGGATATTGAACATCTGCGAGGCGTTGATTGCGGCGGTGTACTGAGAATGCTAATGGAAAAAAAACTCGTCAAGGTGCTAGGTCGAAAGGAAATTCCGGGAAGACCGCTTATTTATGCCACCACCAAACAGTTTTTAGCGGTGTTCGATCTCAAGGATCTAAAAGCGCTGCCGACAGCGAACGAAATCGAAGCGATGGGAAAACGAAGCGAAACAACTGAAGCATCCACACCTTTGCCGTTCAAGGTGACAGAGTAAACACCCCCGTTAAAAAACGCTTGACTTCAAATCCCTCTGCCCCATATATAAGAGGCGCACGGTGTCATCTCACGACATGATTGGTCTTGGTCAGAATTAAGGCGTAGTTTTTACGGGCGGTTAACTCAGCGGGAGAGTGCTACCTTCACACGGTAGAAGTCGTTGGTTCAAATCCAATACCGCCTACCAAACAAAATCAAAAGGTTACAGGCAACCAGCTTGTGACCTTTTTCCTTTTTTGTGCCTGTTTGTGCCTATTTTGTGCCTAAGATTTTTTTTGGGGTTGGTTTAAGGCGTGTTGATTTTTTTTGTTGACTTTCTTTTTTGTTTATATTAGTGAGTAGGTTACACACTAACCATTGTGAGGATTTTTGATTATGGATAGATTTACACTTGCGGAAGCCTTAA contains:
- the scpB gene encoding SMC-Scp complex subunit ScpB, which gives rise to MEDIKNIIESLLFVADAPLSVDRLKQILNMADGKEIRLALEALTTEYETRKGGIYISEVAGGHQIRTRPAYSEWIKRLLKPNPVRLSQPALETLAIIAYKQPIIRADIEHLRGVDCGGVLRMLMEKKLVKVLGRKEIPGRPLIYATTKQFLAVFDLKDLKALPTANEIEAMGKRSETTEASTPLPFKVTE